One stretch of Zonotrichia leucophrys gambelii isolate GWCS_2022_RI chromosome 13, RI_Zleu_2.0, whole genome shotgun sequence DNA includes these proteins:
- the SHROOM1 gene encoding protein Shroom1, protein MLYYLSAGRTTSVLHPSKDSRSSPKEIPTSSYAASAQGLEIQREGHQLQRSSHHHQHSADDLQLQNKDLIFRSPASFTEESFQNDYIEKLKMAQKKVLKETSFKRKDLQMSLPVRLRQKSSKRPSIEHLRSFSLSSASEDAKPVPCSPSHLESLESFNRNEEIRRPQKGQAGGRKRVTQEQKKLCYSEPEKLNHLMDKEISWSQARDETTEQGTVASRRRDLENRGKAFSSSSVSRTELKQIQHSALIKYMERKISQRPGGSQHLPLQKPPLQERLSNPKGPPGQISNPNGSRKMQNDEVFCQPLSEQKSPDVFPPLPFAPPRNGSSRCDPSQGDRSCTSKCPSAESLPQAGGSASGRAPERPKSTPSSTQEPCRCARCAAAPRRRRGSCPGPSSFCDPEKDGPKNDEHNDITGRGCGQDKKEQTPETPIPVPGDGSKESAGVEEECRTQSLGGSAALKHPEQGMHLHTAPAGPHQGHKHPGKGLLAQETSLHSTPDDVPLEGDTQRRLQPSEEQRYQELALEIIAKDRSLVGILMPHPLRKTALDLMEGLFPVNISMLDKSRRKRGKAQRVQENDRKSHGDGPEECPKSEHETKQRSKYPASMRNQVLKRNRDSTSELDDLTSKKLELMASLQSRLQALWEEQELVLLEVRECARWGEELEVLLRELCQPQEFERYLMFIGDLEKVLSLLLCLSSRLARVQNALSRTDGNTEPEEKQSLNERHQLLSRQREDAKDLKENLDRRERVVSGILAKYLTEQQLQDYQHFVQVKTSLLIEQKDLEEQIKFFEEQLENLEQSIPI, encoded by the exons ATGCTTTACTATCTGTCTGCAGGGAGAACCACCAGTGTCCTGCACCCCAGCAAGGACTCAAGGAGCTCACCAAAAGAAATTCCAACTAGCAGCTATGCTGCCTCAGCACAGGGTCTAGAGATACAAAGAGAGGGCCATCAGCTTCAGAGGAGcagccaccaccaccagcacagTGCTGATGATCTCCAGCTTCAGAACAAAGACCTCATTTTCAGGAGTCCTGCTTCATTCACAGAAGAGAGTTTCCAGAATGACTACATAGAAAAACTTAAAATGGCCCAGAAAAAGGTTCTCAAAGAAAcctcctttaaaagaaaagactTACAGATGAGTCTGCCTGTCAGACTGAGACAGAAATCCTCTAAAAGGCCATCCATTGAACACCTTCGGTCTTTCTCGTTATCCAGTGCAAGTGAGGATGCCAAACCTGTTCCTTGCTCCCCCTCCCATCTGGAATCCTTGGAAAGCTTCaatagaaatgaagaaataaggAGGCCACAAAAAGGTCAagcagggggaaggaaaagggtaACCCAAGAGCAAAAGAAACTGTGCTACTCTGAGCCTGAGAAGCTCAATCACCTAATGGATAAGGAAATATCATGGAGTCAAGCTAGGGATGAAACCACTGAGCAAGGCACAGTGGCATCCAGGAGAAGGGATCTGGAGAACAGAGGAAAGGCATTTTCCAGTTCAAGTGTCTCCAGGACAGAGCTGAAACAAATCCAGCACAGTGCACTGATCAAATACATGGAACGAAAGATCAGTCAAAGGCCAGGGGGCTCACAACACCTCCCACTGcagaagccacccctgcaggAGAGGCTGTCAAATCCCAAAGGCCCTCCTGGCCagatttccaacccaaatggGAGCAGGAAGATGCAGAATGATGAGGTTTTCTGCCAACCTCTCTCTGAACAGAAATCACCAgatgtttttcctcctttgcctTTTGCTCCCCCACGGAATGGGAGCAGCAGGTGTGATCCCAGCCAAGGGGACAGGAGCTGTACCAGCAAGTGTCCATCTGCTGAAAGTCTCCCACAGGCAGGGGGTTCTGCATCTGGGAGAGCTCCTGAGAGACCAAAATCCACTCCTTCTTCCACACAG GAGCCGTGCAGATGTGCCAGATGTGCAGCAGCTCCGCGCCGGCGCCGTGGGAGCTGCCCGGGCCCCTCCAG TTTCTGTGATCCTGAGAAAGATGGACCCAAGAATGATGAACATAATGACATAACTGGACGTGGGTGTGGTCAGGATAAAAAGGAGCAGACTCCTGAAAcccccattcctgtcccaggAGATGGAAGCAAGGAGAGTGCTGGAGTGGAGGAGGAATGCAGAACTCAGTCTCTGGGTGGGAGTGCTGCACTCAAGCATCCAGAGCAGGGGATGCATCTGcacacagcaccagctgggCCTCACCAAGGACACAAACATCCAGGCAAAGGTCTCCTTGCCCAGGAAacatccctgcacagcacccCTGATGATGTTCCCCTGGAGGGAGACAcccagaggaggctgcagccttCTGAGGAGCAGCGGTACCAGGAGCTTGCTCTGGAGATCATTGCCAAAGACAGATCTCTGGTGGGCATTCTCATGCCTCATCCTCTTAGAAAAACTGCCTTGGACCTGATGGAGGGTTTGTTTCCTGTTAACATCTCCATGCTGGATAAATCAcgcaggaaaaggggaaaggcaCAGCGTGTGCAGGAGAATGA CAGGAAAAGTCATGGAGATGGACCAGAAGAATGTCCAAAATCAGAGCATGAAACCAAGCAAAGGAGCAAATATCCTGCCTCTATGAGAAACCAAGTCCTGAAGAGGAACAGAGACAGCACAAGCGAGCTAGATGACCTCACATCTAAGAAA ctGGAACTCATGGCCAGCCTCCAGTCCAGGCTGCAGGCACtgtgggaggagcaggagctggttcTCCTGGAAGTCAGGGAATGTGCCAGGTGGGGcgaggagctggaggtgctgctgagggagctgtgccagccgCAGGAGTTTGAGCGCTACCTGATGTTCATTGGGGACCTGGAGAAGGTGCtgagcctcctgctctgcctgtccaGCCGCCTGGCCCGCGTGCAGAACGCCCTCAGCAGGACGGATGGCAACACAGAGCCTGAGGAGAAG CAATCGCTGAATGAACGGCACCAGCTCTTGTCTCGGCAGCGGGAGGATGCAAAGGACCTGAAGGAGAATCTGGACAGGAGAGAACGTGTGGTCTCTGGAATCCTTGCCAAATAcctgacagagcagcagctccaggactATCAGCACTTTGTTCAAGTCAAGACCTCCTTGCTGATTGAACAGAAAGACCTCGAGGAGCAGATTAAATTTTTCGAAGAACAATTAGAAAATCTCGAGCAAAGTATCCCCATCTAA